From Novosphingobium decolorationis, one genomic window encodes:
- a CDS encoding acyltransferase family protein, translated as MLDRLDTLAPTAPDRLAPRTAQNAAAPERPHVQERTFNTTVHALRGVAAFMVFLAHMLGGVGEHVYANVPAYLGLTYAPWNFGRWGVWLFFVISGFVILPSVMRYSPREFALRRLLRLYPLFLAFSLVFICANALTNAYPALNDWRSIVPALLMINLLTHTEQLTPNAWSLSYEVVFYTLCCLIVHTGVRTGNKSLTLALAAISLVFLWRYPAMAFFLGGIAVRLLHERQVWPPLRLRPWLEILAFAACLILASVRHYTFGHGDLSDPRTYAVFLATVAYFYLAISPNSLTSRLLANRFSSYLGTVSYSLYICHPYTYYGLRTVFVKAGLFTSDWLVSIALFLACTIPLTLLLTEGVYRALERYPYRRFFHERIFHK; from the coding sequence ATGCTCGACCGGCTCGACACCCTCGCCCCGACGGCTCCCGACCGCCTTGCCCCGCGCACGGCTCAGAACGCGGCCGCGCCCGAGCGCCCGCACGTTCAGGAGCGGACCTTCAACACCACCGTCCATGCCCTTCGCGGCGTGGCCGCGTTCATGGTCTTCCTCGCCCATATGCTCGGCGGCGTGGGCGAGCACGTCTACGCCAACGTTCCGGCCTATCTTGGCCTGACGTACGCGCCCTGGAACTTCGGACGCTGGGGCGTGTGGTTGTTCTTCGTGATCAGCGGCTTCGTCATTCTACCCAGTGTCATGCGTTATTCCCCGCGCGAGTTCGCCCTGCGCCGCCTGCTGCGGCTCTACCCGCTGTTCCTCGCCTTCTCGCTCGTGTTCATTTGCGCGAACGCCCTCACCAACGCCTATCCCGCGCTCAACGACTGGCGCTCGATCGTGCCTGCGCTGCTGATGATCAACCTGCTTACCCACACCGAGCAATTGACGCCCAACGCGTGGAGCCTGAGCTACGAAGTCGTCTTCTACACGCTTTGCTGCCTCATCGTGCACACCGGCGTTCGCACCGGGAACAAGAGCCTCACGCTGGCCCTCGCGGCCATTTCGCTGGTGTTCCTGTGGCGCTATCCCGCCATGGCGTTCTTCCTCGGTGGGATCGCGGTACGCCTGCTCCACGAACGCCAGGTCTGGCCGCCGCTGCGCCTGCGCCCCTGGCTCGAGATCCTGGCCTTCGCCGCATGCCTTATCCTGGCCTCGGTGCGGCACTATACCTTCGGGCACGGCGATCTCTCGGACCCGCGTACCTATGCCGTTTTTCTTGCCACGGTCGCCTACTTCTACCTGGCGATCAGCCCGAACAGCCTGACCTCACGCCTTCTGGCAAACCGCTTCTCATCCTATCTCGGCACGGTCAGCTACAGCCTCTACATCTGCCATCCCTACACCTATTACGGGCTGCGCACGGTATTCGTGAAAGCTGGCCTGTTCACATCGGACTGGCTCGTCTCGATCGCACTCTTCCTCGCCTGCACGATCCCGCTGACGCTGCTGCTGACCGAAGGTGTCTACCGCGCGCTGGAGCGCTACCCCTACCGGCGCTTCTTCCACGAGCGCATCTTCCACAAGTGA
- a CDS encoding sulfotransferase family protein has product MQFNDIDFVIIGAAKSATTWLQKQLQSDPGVHMPDPELHYFSREYARGQDWYLSQFDTDPAGRTVGEKSNSYLYSPEAAARLHRHLPHVKLVAQLRNPVERAYSGYCMLFRRGEVGSDITSYLDPATSENMQLLGSGNFAAHLKPYIELFGEERLLVLFFEGVMSDPDAQMALVRSHLGLPSRALARDGGGKVKDKTAPLVPPILRRRLAWMKPLARPLRGTSAFESLRGLIARKVQYPPLTEDLRKRLNDYYSPSIEALERISGQSLRHWYGPTA; this is encoded by the coding sequence ATGCAGTTCAATGACATCGACTTCGTCATCATTGGAGCCGCCAAATCGGCGACCACCTGGCTCCAGAAGCAACTGCAGTCCGATCCGGGTGTCCATATGCCGGACCCGGAACTTCATTACTTCTCGCGGGAATACGCGCGCGGTCAGGACTGGTACCTCTCCCAGTTCGACACGGACCCGGCGGGCCGGACCGTTGGCGAAAAGTCCAACTCGTACCTCTATTCTCCCGAGGCAGCGGCCCGTCTGCATCGCCACCTTCCGCACGTGAAGCTGGTTGCCCAACTGCGCAATCCGGTCGAACGCGCCTACTCGGGCTACTGCATGCTGTTCCGGCGCGGAGAGGTCGGCTCGGACATCACGTCCTACCTCGATCCTGCGACCAGCGAGAACATGCAACTCCTGGGTTCGGGGAACTTCGCCGCGCACCTGAAGCCCTATATCGAGCTCTTCGGTGAGGAGCGGCTTCTGGTCCTGTTCTTCGAAGGCGTCATGAGCGATCCCGACGCGCAGATGGCCCTTGTTCGCTCCCACCTGGGCTTGCCATCACGCGCTCTCGCCCGCGATGGCGGAGGGAAGGTCAAGGACAAGACGGCCCCGCTCGTCCCGCCCATCCTGCGAAGGCGCCTTGCCTGGATGAAGCCCCTCGCCCGGCCCTTGCGCGGCACGTCCGCCTTCGAATCCCTGCGGGGTCTGATTGCCCGCAAGGTCCAGTACCCGCCACTGACAGAGGATCTGCGCAAGCGCCTCAACGACTATTACAGTCCCTCGATCGAGGCCCTGGAGCGGATCAGCGGCCAATCCCTTCGCCACTGGTATGGCCCCACGGCATGA
- a CDS encoding polysaccharide pyruvyl transferase family protein: protein MRKFVITGIQMRNKGSQAMFLSLYYTLRSLYPDCEVVGFANKYDHPEQYTFNMLPYDDYTRRVFKYHLNKILPLESLLTYSVGLWKKSDKWNGKVPAMEKALREADAIFDASGYTLGSGWSKQAGELLLQTIRIARSYNKKIILMPQSFGPFDWADEDNSEFLARIKDELEYCLKIYAREKEGYDCLTSLGLTNVALSQDMVIREKIFPTANDIHTSLAAKPFDLPPEDSVGFIINQNVFRIGDPDAVLDLYAKILDRLIDNGENVYIINTSTADTNLVNSVLGKVCKPEHIKIISGEHSSPTLIEIISRFKYVVASRYHSVVFAYRSGVPAVILGWASKYTDLAEHFEQQDYVVDIRDPDTGRIFQQIDRMSAEHANESIRIKGALESIQTSSVVREAVSILA, encoded by the coding sequence ATGAGAAAATTCGTGATCACCGGCATACAAATGCGAAACAAGGGCTCCCAGGCCATGTTTCTCTCGCTGTATTACACCCTTCGCTCCCTCTATCCCGACTGCGAGGTCGTGGGGTTTGCCAACAAGTATGATCACCCGGAACAATACACCTTCAACATGCTGCCCTACGACGACTACACCCGCCGTGTATTCAAGTATCACCTCAATAAGATCCTGCCCCTGGAATCGCTCCTGACCTATTCGGTCGGCCTCTGGAAAAAGAGCGACAAGTGGAACGGCAAGGTCCCCGCCATGGAAAAGGCGCTGCGCGAAGCTGACGCCATCTTCGATGCCAGCGGCTACACGCTCGGCTCCGGCTGGAGCAAACAGGCCGGAGAACTGCTGCTCCAGACGATCCGGATAGCCCGGTCCTATAACAAGAAGATCATCCTGATGCCGCAAAGCTTCGGCCCCTTCGACTGGGCCGATGAGGACAATTCCGAGTTCCTAGCCCGGATCAAGGACGAACTGGAATACTGCCTCAAGATCTACGCGCGCGAAAAGGAGGGGTACGACTGCCTCACATCGCTTGGCCTCACGAACGTCGCCTTGTCGCAGGATATGGTCATCCGCGAAAAGATCTTCCCGACAGCAAATGACATCCATACGTCCCTGGCAGCCAAACCGTTCGATCTCCCCCCTGAAGATTCCGTCGGCTTCATCATCAACCAGAACGTCTTCCGGATCGGCGATCCAGACGCCGTCCTCGATCTCTATGCGAAGATCCTCGACCGGCTCATCGATAACGGAGAGAATGTCTACATCATCAACACGTCCACCGCCGACACAAACCTTGTGAACAGTGTGCTCGGCAAGGTCTGCAAGCCCGAGCACATAAAGATCATAAGCGGAGAACACTCGAGCCCGACCCTGATCGAGATCATCAGCCGGTTCAAATACGTCGTTGCATCGCGCTACCACTCGGTGGTGTTTGCCTACAGGAGCGGGGTTCCGGCCGTAATCCTGGGCTGGGCCAGCAAGTACACCGACCTCGCCGAGCACTTCGAGCAGCAGGACTACGTCGTTGACATCCGGGACCCCGACACCGGCCGGATATTCCAGCAGATCGACCGCATGAGCGCGGAACACGCAAACGAATCCATACGCATCAAAGGCGCACTGGAGAGTATACAGACCTCCTCCGTCGTTCGCGAAGCGGTCAGCATTCTGGCCTAG
- a CDS encoding diguanylate cyclase domain-containing protein, whose amino-acid sequence MEHDILTIDGDPIMTQILIEQLAPLTRPRVAANASEAMKQIARRVPDLILLDTELPGTHGIDLCRALHSDARLAHVPIIFLTAQTGESFEIEGLESGAVDFISKPPRGAVLRARVKTQLELARLTRELELLNLTDPLTGLINRRRYDEVLHNELARARRSREPLSLILVDLDDFKLFNDQYGHGAGDECLCKVAQLLQTCARRPADAVARIGGEELALILPHTPAAGGMEVAQTILTTLEDAALPHLRSQVADHVTVSLGLACLEPSSDIDTETTVEAIGRDLGERAAQALSEAKDSGRARFVYRSGRRRPVPPPETSPEKDAPWPEIKGIDNELSHQRLCGNRELFITLVAKLLDQFEDLVEPRKYADMEEDEATLHFARRLFKLKGSADTLGATHLQSLAAGAETALRQADDAQIALLVRTIHEHMDEMRASCEALSPLPFQIPSTPTAFPLRATAAGNNIARP is encoded by the coding sequence ATGGAGCACGACATTCTCACCATTGATGGCGATCCCATCATGACCCAGATTCTCATCGAACAGCTCGCCCCACTGACGCGGCCGCGCGTAGCCGCGAACGCAAGTGAGGCGATGAAGCAGATCGCACGGCGCGTGCCCGACCTGATCCTGCTGGACACCGAGTTGCCCGGCACCCACGGGATTGACCTGTGCCGTGCGCTGCACAGCGACGCGCGGCTTGCCCACGTGCCGATCATCTTCCTCACGGCCCAGACCGGGGAAAGCTTCGAGATCGAAGGTCTGGAAAGCGGCGCCGTGGACTTCATCTCCAAGCCACCCCGCGGAGCGGTTCTGCGCGCCCGCGTGAAAACGCAGTTGGAACTGGCCCGCCTGACCCGCGAGCTTGAGTTGCTCAACCTGACCGATCCGCTGACCGGGCTCATCAACCGACGCCGCTATGACGAGGTGCTGCACAACGAGCTGGCCCGCGCTCGGCGAAGCCGCGAACCGCTCAGCCTGATCCTCGTCGACCTCGATGATTTCAAGCTCTTCAACGACCAATATGGCCATGGTGCGGGTGACGAGTGCCTGTGCAAGGTCGCGCAGCTCCTGCAAACCTGCGCGCGCCGTCCCGCGGACGCAGTGGCGCGCATTGGCGGGGAGGAACTGGCCCTGATCCTGCCTCACACCCCTGCGGCCGGGGGCATGGAGGTGGCACAGACGATCCTGACAACTCTGGAGGACGCCGCGCTCCCGCACCTGCGCTCCCAGGTCGCAGACCATGTCACCGTCAGCCTGGGCCTTGCCTGCCTGGAGCCATCCAGCGACATCGACACCGAAACCACGGTCGAGGCCATAGGCCGTGACCTAGGCGAACGTGCTGCGCAGGCCCTCTCCGAAGCGAAAGATTCAGGCCGGGCGCGCTTCGTCTATCGTTCGGGTCGCCGCCGTCCGGTACCTCCCCCGGAAACATCCCCTGAAAAAGATGCTCCCTGGCCCGAAATCAAAGGCATCGACAACGAGTTGTCGCACCAGCGCCTGTGTGGCAATCGCGAGCTGTTCATCACCCTTGTCGCCAAGTTGCTTGACCAGTTCGAGGACCTTGTAGAACCGCGCAAGTACGCGGACATGGAGGAAGATGAGGCCACCCTGCACTTCGCCCGCCGGCTCTTCAAACTGAAAGGGAGCGCCGACACGCTCGGCGCAACGCACCTGCAGTCCCTTGCCGCGGGTGCCGAGACGGCTTTGCGTCAGGCCGATGATGCGCAGATCGCGCTCCTGGTACGCACCATCCACGAGCACATGGACGAGATGCGCGCCAGCTGCGAGGCACTTTCCCCGCTCCCCTTCCAGATACCCAGCACACCAACGGCCTTCCCGCTGCGCGCGACAGCTGCCGGCAACAACATCGCTCGCCCCTGA
- the folK gene encoding 2-amino-4-hydroxy-6-hydroxymethyldihydropteridine diphosphokinase has translation MTGTAGHGVARDEEGAYLVALGSNMRHPRIGSPRRVLTRALDLIGEEIGEVTAISPFLETPPVGPSRRRYLNAAAIVETGQAPLAVMRALLAIEARLGRKRLGQDWQSRVLDLDIVLWSAGPWAEDDGHTSLVLPHPVFRQRDFVLAPARTIAGTWRDPLTGLSINQLHTRLTKPRHAPR, from the coding sequence GTGACCGGCACGGCGGGGCATGGCGTGGCTCGGGATGAGGAGGGCGCCTATCTCGTCGCGCTGGGGTCGAACATGCGCCACCCGCGCATCGGCTCGCCGCGCCGGGTCCTTACGCGCGCGCTGGATCTGATCGGGGAGGAGATCGGCGAAGTCACGGCGATTTCGCCGTTCCTTGAGACACCCCCGGTCGGCCCCTCGCGCCGACGCTACCTCAACGCGGCCGCCATCGTCGAGACTGGGCAGGCTCCCTTGGCCGTGATGCGGGCACTTCTCGCGATCGAGGCGCGGCTGGGGCGAAAGCGCCTCGGCCAGGACTGGCAATCGCGCGTCCTTGACCTTGATATCGTGCTGTGGAGCGCGGGCCCCTGGGCCGAGGATGACGGACACACCAGTCTCGTCCTGCCCCACCCCGTCTTCCGCCAACGCGATTTCGTCCTCGCCCCGGCACGCACCATAGCGGGCACCTGGCGGGATCCTCTGACAGGTTTGTCGATCAACCAGTTACACACGCGCTTGACCAAGCCCCGACATGCCCCTAGGTGA